TGATAGTAATAGGCTTTTTAAGTTTCTTTAAGTAAGGGTTTTTCTTTGATTTTGAAAAATCATATTCTTTTCTCATAAAAATGCCTCGTATTGTTTAGATTCAGATTTAGTAGCTTTTCGTGCAGAAATAATTCGAATGGTGTCTTTTGAAGATCTGTAGCAATGGGAAACCATAAGTAAATTCAGTTTATGACTAAATCCAAGAATGATAAATCTTTCTTCTTTATCAGAATGATCAGGATCATTAATAATCCTAGCATTTTCATCGTAAAATACTGATTTTGCTTCTTCAAAAGAAATGCCATGTTTCTTTTTATTAGAAGAGTTTTTAGCGGAATCCCATTCGAAGTCGATTGACGACATATGTATGGTAGCAATATACTATACATATATTTGTAGTCAACGTGAATTTTAAAGAAAATTAGGAGAAAGGGGATCCTCAGAGCGCCATCCGTGGCGCAGTGGCGCGTTACAGGCGTCTAACTATCGGCTCTGACGCTTCGCTTCGAGATGCTTACGCACTCTCGCTCGGGCTACGCCACATTTCGCTTTGTCACTCGCCTTGCGGTGGCAAGTCTCGCGCCAAGTGCTTTGCACTCGCGAAACGTCGTCAAGCCTTGGTCGTTAGGCGTAATTTTTGATACCTTAAACTATGGATAATAATATGAAATGGATACCTATTATTGGTCAATTCGATATTACAGAAACAGGGTTCGTGTTTGCTGGTGGTGAAATGACTTATCTTGGTACTTTGAGAGGTCCGGCGATAGGCAATATTATTTCGGATAAAACATTCAATAATGGTTCCATTGAAGTTGATATTGAATTTGAGAAATTTGATGAGAATTCCGGTGCTGAACTAATTATCGCTTATGATGCTGAAACTAAAGCAATGTTAAACGCAGGGATATTGGGTACAGCGCAATCTCCAGCAACTTTTAATATTCGAGAGTTTAATGGGCAAACTTGGACAATACTTGCACAAAATGGACTAAGCGCTATAAAAAACAAATATTCATATAATGTGAAAGTGAACGTAATCGGTTCTAAAATTAATTTTTCCGTAGATAACGTAAAGGTCTGCCAAGCAACATTAGAAGCACCTTTAGTACCAAGTCAGTTAGGTCTTTGGGCATCGGGGCATGGCAAAGTTACTTTTAAAAATTATAAATTAGATTCTATATCAGCAAAGGCTTTTGTTGTAATGCAATTT
This region of Leptospira andrefontaineae genomic DNA includes:
- a CDS encoding BrnT family toxin codes for the protein MSSIDFEWDSAKNSSNKKKHGISFEEAKSVFYDENARIINDPDHSDKEERFIILGFSHKLNLLMVSHCYRSSKDTIRIISARKATKSESKQYEAFL